A single region of the Bacillus cereus genome encodes:
- a CDS encoding transglycosylase domain-containing protein — translation MDQTMNPKLKKYKRLFFTVMFSCILFFVFSFFIIIIAAKIMGPPPVAVPQTSVFYANDDTVIGQSNEMQKRYNVSLDEISPYVKEATLSIEDQRFYKHHGFDMKRIVGAIVADLKAMAKVQGASTITQQYARNLYLDHDKTWKRKLLEAMYTVRLEVNYNKSHILEGYLNTIYYGHGAYGIEAASRLYFDKTAKELTLAEASMLAGIPKGPSSYSPFFKEERAKGRQSLILDEMVEQGYITKQQAASAKKETLTFASLDTKKVAEIAPYFQDAVQASLLRDIGLDEQALQRGGLRIYTTLDPKLQSVAEQAVKNHIPDTTNIQTALVSMNPKTGEVAALVGGTDYNTSQFNRATQAVRQPGSTFKPFLYYAALERGFTPATRLKSEYTVFTLGDGVSKYKPKNYKDYYADDFVTMAQALAVSDNIYAVKTNLFLGDDTLAKTAKQFGITSALKDVPSLALGTSPVKPIEMVNAYSMFANGGKEIKPIFIRRIMDHEGNMLYDAHLESKQVLDKSKAFVMEEMMTGMFNKKLSSYAAVTGQSMLSKLSRTYAGKSGSTETDSWMIGFTPQLVTGVWVGYDQPKSLSNVAEQGYAKKIWTDTMEKGLDGQPKKDFKQPTDVVAVDVNPENGKIATKNCPISVKMYFAKGTEPTEYCMDHVDDKEEFDKASEEKKKTGWWKKYLPW, via the coding sequence TATCATTATAGCTGCAAAAATTATGGGACCTCCACCTGTTGCGGTTCCGCAAACGAGTGTCTTTTACGCTAATGATGACACTGTTATAGGGCAGAGTAATGAAATGCAAAAACGCTATAATGTATCTCTTGATGAAATTTCTCCTTATGTAAAAGAGGCGACACTATCTATTGAAGATCAACGATTCTACAAACATCATGGCTTTGATATGAAGCGCATTGTTGGTGCCATTGTTGCCGATTTAAAAGCAATGGCAAAAGTACAAGGTGCTAGTACTATTACACAACAGTATGCTCGTAACCTATACTTAGATCATGATAAAACGTGGAAACGTAAACTATTAGAAGCAATGTATACCGTTCGTCTTGAAGTAAACTACAATAAAAGTCATATTTTAGAAGGATATTTAAATACAATTTATTACGGGCATGGTGCTTACGGAATCGAAGCTGCTTCTCGCCTGTATTTTGATAAAACTGCAAAAGAATTAACATTAGCAGAGGCTAGTATGCTCGCAGGTATTCCGAAAGGACCTAGCTCCTATTCTCCCTTTTTTAAAGAAGAGCGTGCTAAAGGACGTCAGTCTCTCATACTAGATGAAATGGTAGAGCAAGGTTATATTACAAAACAGCAAGCTGCCTCAGCAAAAAAAGAAACACTTACTTTTGCCTCATTGGATACGAAAAAAGTTGCAGAAATTGCACCTTATTTCCAAGATGCTGTACAAGCTTCTCTTCTTCGTGATATCGGATTAGATGAGCAAGCCTTACAGCGGGGTGGCTTGCGTATTTATACAACGCTAGACCCTAAATTACAATCTGTAGCAGAGCAAGCTGTAAAAAATCATATTCCTGACACAACAAACATACAAACTGCTCTCGTCTCTATGAATCCGAAAACGGGTGAAGTGGCTGCCCTTGTTGGAGGAACTGATTATAATACGAGTCAATTTAACCGGGCTACACAAGCCGTTCGTCAGCCCGGTTCTACATTTAAGCCATTTCTATATTACGCAGCTTTGGAACGGGGATTCACCCCTGCTACGCGCTTAAAAAGCGAATACACTGTATTCACTTTAGGTGACGGCGTTTCAAAGTATAAACCGAAAAACTATAAAGATTATTATGCAGATGATTTCGTAACTATGGCACAAGCTCTCGCAGTCTCTGATAACATATATGCCGTGAAAACGAATTTGTTTTTAGGGGATGACACTCTCGCAAAAACTGCGAAGCAATTCGGAATTACGAGTGCATTAAAAGATGTGCCTTCTCTAGCTCTCGGTACGTCTCCTGTAAAACCGATTGAAATGGTGAATGCTTATAGCATGTTCGCAAATGGTGGAAAAGAAATAAAACCGATATTTATTCGCCGCATTATGGATCATGAAGGGAACATGTTATACGATGCCCATTTGGAGAGTAAACAAGTTCTCGATAAAAGCAAAGCGTTTGTGATGGAAGAGATGATGACTGGTATGTTTAATAAAAAACTAAGCAGCTATGCCGCTGTAACTGGGCAATCGATGTTATCAAAGCTATCAAGAACATATGCCGGAAAGTCTGGTTCTACTGAAACTGATAGTTGGATGATTGGATTTACCCCACAGCTCGTAACTGGTGTATGGGTTGGATATGATCAACCTAAATCCCTTTCAAACGTAGCAGAACAAGGATACGCGAAAAAAATATGGACCGATACGATGGAAAAAGGATTAGATGGACAGCCTAAAAAAGATTTCAAACAACCAACAGACGTTGTTGCTGTCGACGTTAACCCTGAAAACGGTAAGATTGCTACAAAAAATTGTCCCATTTCTGTGAAAATGTATTTCGCAAAAGGAACAGAGCCAACAGAGTATTGTATGGATCACGTTGATGATAAAGAAGAATTCGACAAGGCTAGTGAAGAGAAGAAAAAGACGGGCTGGTGGAAAAAATATCTCCCGTGGTAA
- a CDS encoding YwhD family protein, whose protein sequence is MTEKKKKIGFNIVKNDSTDGHGGFGVGALSLENISPVFVDVLEKTAFVDIGAMHARSTVEKGIKFLTNKDEVPNGKPFWLVWVTIERTPNGAYYAGVTACEMTVDREIRRGYKSLPEHVNKMDKSLKRHIMIDHMDESSKKVLGTFLKEHNEAIWNESSEELRRALLGE, encoded by the coding sequence ATGACAGAGAAAAAGAAAAAAATCGGTTTTAATATAGTGAAGAATGACTCAACAGATGGACATGGTGGTTTTGGTGTTGGGGCATTAAGCCTAGAAAATATTTCCCCTGTATTTGTTGATGTATTAGAGAAAACTGCGTTCGTTGATATCGGTGCGATGCATGCGCGTAGTACAGTAGAAAAAGGTATTAAATTTTTAACAAATAAAGATGAAGTTCCAAACGGAAAACCATTTTGGCTTGTTTGGGTAACGATTGAAAGAACACCAAACGGTGCATATTACGCAGGTGTAACTGCTTGTGAAATGACAGTTGATCGTGAAATTCGCCGCGGATATAAATCACTTCCAGAGCATGTAAACAAAATGGATAAATCACTAAAGCGTCACATCATGATCGATCATATGGATGAATCATCTAAAAAAGTACTTGGTACATTCTTAAAAGAGCATAATGAAGCAATTTGGAACGAATCTAGTGAAGAATTGCGCCGTGCATTATTAGGTGAATAA
- a CDS encoding site-2 protease family protein, producing MDQLFRYPLQQIPLVAMAIIIALSVHEFAHAYVAYKFGDDTAKKQGRLTLSPMAHLDPIGMIAVLILGFGWARPVPVNPYNFKRPRLAGILVSIAGPISNLILSAIGLIIWYSLITFGVLDAIPPAVADTLGQFFQIFIMLNIVLLVFNLLPIPPLDGYRVVEDLAPANIRAKMTQYEKYGAIALLILVITPLSNYTIQPIFNVVIPYVLVFLQSIIAPIFGLL from the coding sequence ATGGATCAGTTATTTAGATATCCGTTGCAACAAATTCCATTGGTAGCAATGGCAATTATTATTGCATTATCTGTGCATGAATTTGCACATGCGTATGTTGCATATAAATTTGGAGATGATACAGCAAAAAAACAAGGACGTTTAACGTTATCACCGATGGCTCATTTAGATCCTATTGGTATGATTGCTGTATTAATTCTTGGATTCGGTTGGGCAAGACCAGTACCGGTTAACCCGTATAACTTTAAAAGACCGCGTCTTGCGGGAATATTAGTTTCTATAGCGGGACCGATAAGTAATCTTATCTTAAGTGCAATTGGTTTAATTATTTGGTATAGCTTAATAACATTTGGTGTATTAGATGCGATTCCACCTGCAGTAGCAGATACGCTGGGTCAATTCTTTCAGATTTTTATTATGCTTAATATTGTTTTACTTGTATTTAACTTATTACCAATCCCGCCACTTGATGGTTATCGCGTTGTGGAAGATTTAGCACCAGCAAATATTCGTGCGAAAATGACACAGTATGAAAAGTATGGAGCAATTGCGTTATTAATTCTTGTTATTACACCGCTTAGCAATTACACAATTCAACCTATTTTTAATGTTGTTATTCCATATGTATTAGTGTTTTTACAAAGTATCATTGCGCCTATTTTCGGGCTCCTATAA